One Tolypothrix bouteillei VB521301 DNA window includes the following coding sequences:
- a CDS encoding sugar ABC transporter substrate-binding protein: MQNFIKKTRNRCKLCSFVLTVSTLSFTIFACSQSIPSQSQKSSIKTSHKDDKVLQIWWDKGFGLEEDEAITLVVRNWEKKSGYKAKLSVYGPNELLEKAERAVRSGNTPDILLNNRAERQLNARLAWDGKLADVSDVIYPIKDLYPEPILKTAHLYNHVQKQRSYYAVPISQTTMLFFYWKDLLKQVGQSDTNIPTEWNSFWEFWKKVQDALRKKQNNIYSLGLPYSIGSGDTYYFFEQLLEAYDIQIFDAQGKLLVRNPQVRQKIIDLLDWYAKFYQQGYVPPDAIRWLNPDNNRSLLNRQVVMTPNGTLSIPSAVSQDRETYYKKLGTLKLPNKPNGQRMRYIVAIGHVILFANSKHQETARDFLKYLVQPNILGTYLKSAERGHFPALKPVLKDPYWANSTDPHVSSVSKILTQGSIRPFDYVNHPAYTLVLDKNVWIKALNRIISDRLTPEQAADEAIMQIEEIVNKWN, from the coding sequence ATGCAAAATTTTATTAAAAAAACTCGCAATCGCTGTAAATTATGCAGCTTTGTCTTAACAGTCTCAACCTTAAGTTTCACAATTTTTGCCTGTTCTCAATCCATTCCTTCACAATCTCAAAAATCCTCTATTAAGACATCTCATAAAGATGATAAAGTCCTACAAATTTGGTGGGATAAAGGGTTTGGGTTAGAAGAAGATGAGGCAATTACTTTAGTTGTAAGAAACTGGGAGAAAAAAAGCGGTTACAAGGCAAAACTGTCGGTTTATGGACCTAACGAACTCCTGGAAAAAGCGGAAAGAGCAGTACGTTCTGGAAATACCCCCGATATTTTATTAAATAACAGAGCGGAAAGACAACTCAACGCACGTTTAGCTTGGGACGGAAAATTAGCAGATGTTTCTGATGTGATTTACCCCATTAAGGACTTGTATCCAGAACCTATTTTAAAAACGGCTCATCTCTACAATCACGTACAAAAACAGCGCAGTTATTATGCAGTTCCTATTAGCCAAACCACAATGCTCTTTTTTTATTGGAAAGATTTGTTAAAGCAAGTAGGACAGAGCGACACTAATATTCCTACAGAGTGGAATAGCTTTTGGGAGTTTTGGAAAAAAGTCCAGGACGCTCTCCGAAAAAAGCAAAATAATATATATAGTTTGGGTTTGCCTTATTCAATTGGGTCGGGAGATACTTATTACTTTTTCGAGCAACTTTTAGAAGCCTATGATATTCAAATTTTTGATGCTCAAGGGAAACTGCTTGTCAGGAACCCCCAAGTGAGGCAGAAAATTATCGATCTTTTAGACTGGTACGCCAAGTTTTACCAGCAAGGTTATGTACCACCCGATGCTATCAGGTGGTTAAATCCAGATAATAATCGTAGTTTACTCAACCGTCAGGTGGTAATGACACCCAATGGCACTCTCTCAATCCCCAGTGCTGTCAGTCAAGATAGGGAGACTTACTATAAAAAGCTTGGTACTTTAAAATTGCCCAATAAACCCAACGGTCAACGAATGCGGTACATTGTTGCAATTGGTCACGTGATCTTGTTTGCCAATTCCAAGCACCAAGAGACAGCTAGAGATTTTCTTAAATACTTAGTTCAACCAAACATATTGGGAACTTATCTTAAAAGTGCAGAACGGGGTCACTTTCCAGCACTCAAGCCCGTGTTAAAAGACCCTTATTGGGCAAACTCAACAGACCCTCATGTCTCCAGTGTTTCCAAGATATTAACCCAAGGTTCAATACGTCCGTTTGATTATGTAAATCACCCGGCGTATACCTTAGTACTTGATAAAAATGTTTGGATCAAAGCACTCAATCGAATTATTAGCGATCGCCTAACCCCAGAGCAAGCAGCCGACGAAGCTATTATGCAGATAGAAGAAATTGTTAATAAATGGAATTAA
- a CDS encoding FAD-dependent oxidoreductase codes for MHNGFAFMESYDVVVIGAGPIGLATAIGLRKRGIENVLVVDRTRAFRQVGQTVDLLPNGLRSLKYLDSQAYEQIKEVGIGLLNPKPPSEEAVRTATRTQPPKATPEWVQKNLRGERISSFSLSYDDWFKEYGEGRKSISWYNLQTALRQQLPQERVRPNHRCVSVVDELETGYVRVDCVSNTIAEANPYAYWSEEQKPEENQPQNLETISQEFETTVFRAKLVVAADGINSTVRQILYKDTPYSAFAKPEYSGFAAIMCNQILDIPDSLKSALEEIFFQGAPVVTIRNDEISEGSLMGVPRMLLFQRPNGPVGYVIHHALPLDILQGKFGISLIDVALPALEKAGFPDVLKQLVSLSTPANMQQRPYYIHRASIADSLQLPSTASLDTKDNLGKIQPPWSSGRVVLVGDAAHGMPPFMAQGANQGFEDALVIATLIAHVVKEKGWDDTQAIAQAFEKYEHFRRPLMTRVQQATLQNLSQSRKKEWQEYSDSVFRREFAQMVPVISDR; via the coding sequence ATGCATAACGGGTTTGCTTTTATGGAGAGCTACGACGTTGTTGTCATTGGTGCTGGACCTATTGGATTGGCAACTGCCATCGGCTTACGCAAACGAGGTATTGAAAATGTATTAGTTGTCGATCGCACTCGCGCTTTTCGTCAAGTCGGTCAAACGGTCGATCTTCTGCCCAATGGATTAAGATCTCTCAAATATTTAGATTCTCAGGCTTACGAACAAATTAAAGAAGTTGGTATTGGGCTTTTGAATCCCAAGCCACCCAGCGAAGAGGCTGTAAGGACAGCTACAAGAACACAGCCTCCAAAAGCAACACCCGAATGGGTTCAAAAGAATTTGCGTGGAGAACGAATTTCATCATTTTCTCTGAGTTACGATGATTGGTTTAAAGAGTATGGAGAAGGTCGAAAATCAATCAGTTGGTATAATTTGCAGACAGCCCTCAGACAACAACTCCCCCAAGAGCGAGTTAGACCCAATCATCGATGTGTCAGTGTGGTGGATGAATTAGAGACTGGGTACGTCCGCGTAGATTGTGTGTCCAATACGATCGCAGAAGCCAATCCTTACGCGTATTGGTCTGAAGAACAGAAACCGGAAGAAAACCAACCCCAGAACTTAGAAACAATTTCCCAAGAATTTGAAACAACAGTCTTTCGGGCAAAACTCGTTGTTGCAGCTGACGGAATCAACTCCACGGTTCGCCAGATTCTTTACAAAGATACTCCGTACTCCGCTTTTGCAAAACCTGAATATTCCGGATTTGCTGCGATTATGTGCAATCAAATTCTTGACATTCCAGACAGTCTAAAGTCAGCGCTAGAAGAAATTTTCTTCCAGGGGGCACCTGTTGTCACAATCCGTAATGATGAAATCTCTGAAGGTAGCCTCATGGGAGTGCCCAGAATGCTTTTATTTCAAAGACCGAATGGTCCAGTCGGATACGTCATACACCATGCTTTGCCTCTAGACATCTTACAAGGGAAATTTGGCATATCTTTGATTGACGTTGCTTTGCCTGCATTAGAGAAAGCAGGTTTTCCCGATGTTCTCAAACAGTTAGTGAGCTTATCAACTCCTGCTAATATGCAACAGCGTCCGTACTACATCCACCGTGCTAGTATTGCAGATTCCTTACAACTTCCTAGCACTGCTTCTCTTGATACAAAAGACAATCTTGGCAAAATTCAACCACCATGGAGTTCGGGACGAGTGGTATTGGTTGGTGATGCAGCCCATGGAATGCCCCCTTTTATGGCACAAGGAGCAAATCAAGGGTTTGAAGATGCACTAGTCATTGCAACCTTAATTGCTCATGTTGTAAAAGAGAAAGGTTGGGATGATACACAAGCGATCGCTCAAGCCTTTGAAAAATACGAACATTTTCGGCGTCCGTTGATGACTCGCGTCCAGCAAGCAACGTTGCAAAATTTATCCCAAAGTCGTAAAAAAGAGTGGCAAGAATACAGCGATTCAGTATTTCGTCGAGAATTTGCACAAATGGTACCAGTCATCAGCGATCGATGA
- the nudC gene encoding NAD(+) diphosphatase — translation MQRTFISGIIPPVVQSEPSLWFAFVGNKLLIHSQGTVSHIPKFVSLAEIGLKPMRSQFLGTLDGIGCYSAELPKDSIIPDSLRLMGLRELYGSLDEDLYALCGRAIQIMEWDRTHQYCGHCATPTVQLAHERAKRCPKCELVNYPRLSPAMIVLVSRGDEVLLARAPRFPPGMYSILAGFVEPGESLEETVMREVREEVGIEVKDIRYFGSQPWPFPNSLMIGFTATYASGEIVIEPQELVDAAWFSKYNLPQIPPKPSIARKLLDWFVST, via the coding sequence ATGCAGCGAACTTTCATCTCTGGCATTATTCCACCTGTAGTACAGTCCGAACCCTCTTTGTGGTTCGCGTTTGTTGGCAACAAGTTGTTAATCCATTCTCAAGGGACAGTGAGTCACATCCCCAAGTTTGTCAGTCTAGCAGAAATTGGTTTGAAGCCAATGCGATCGCAATTTCTGGGTACTCTTGATGGCATTGGGTGTTACTCTGCCGAATTGCCCAAGGACTCTATAATCCCTGATAGTTTGAGGTTAATGGGACTGCGGGAATTATATGGAAGTTTAGATGAGGACTTGTATGCGTTATGCGGTCGCGCCATTCAGATTATGGAATGGGATCGCACCCACCAGTACTGCGGTCATTGTGCGACACCTACAGTTCAATTAGCACACGAGCGTGCCAAGCGATGTCCTAAATGCGAATTGGTAAATTATCCGCGCCTCTCACCTGCGATGATTGTTCTTGTCTCGCGGGGTGACGAAGTCTTATTAGCTCGTGCGCCTCGTTTTCCACCGGGTATGTACAGCATACTGGCTGGATTTGTGGAACCGGGAGAATCGTTGGAAGAAACGGTGATGCGAGAAGTTCGAGAGGAAGTAGGGATTGAGGTCAAAGATATTCGCTATTTTGGCTCGCAACCCTGGCCTTTTCCCAACTCACTGATGATTGGATTTACTGCGACTTATGCAAGTGGAGAGATCGTCATTGAACCTCAAGAATTGGTAGATGCGGCTTGGTTTAGCAAGTATAACTTACCGCAGATTCCTCCCAAGCCAAGTATTGCTCGAAAACTTCTTGACTGGTTTGTTTCGACTTGA
- a CDS encoding gamma-glutamylcyclotransferase: MSLTRSDLESQRLQQTILQSGRSVNVLSEDQLQESIRATLHQQKLASDVWIFAYGSLIWNPIIKFEEQRIGTIYGWHRRFCLWVPQGRGTPDNPGLVLGLDRGGCCRGIAYRIAASDVPSELLLLWRREMIVNCYVPRWVKVFDGSQQINAIAFVINRNHRAYAGDISLETMVNSIATAKGELGSCADYLMQTIDGLMTVGIKDKPLQLLRDRVLAQLSATSTISNSARKNQTM, from the coding sequence ATGTCACTTACGCGCTCCGATCTTGAATCTCAACGCTTGCAGCAAACCATATTACAATCGGGCAGATCTGTAAATGTTTTAAGTGAAGACCAGTTGCAAGAGTCAATACGCGCAACTCTACACCAGCAAAAACTGGCTTCAGATGTTTGGATTTTTGCTTATGGCTCGCTCATCTGGAATCCTATTATCAAATTTGAAGAACAGCGCATCGGTACAATTTATGGATGGCACCGTCGCTTCTGCCTGTGGGTACCCCAAGGTCGAGGTACCCCAGATAACCCTGGATTGGTACTTGGTTTAGATCGGGGCGGTTGTTGTCGCGGTATTGCCTACCGGATAGCTGCTAGTGATGTACCATCAGAACTACTGTTGCTTTGGCGGAGGGAAATGATTGTTAATTGTTATGTTCCCCGTTGGGTCAAAGTTTTTGATGGTTCGCAACAGATAAATGCGATCGCATTTGTTATTAACCGCAATCATCGGGCTTATGCTGGTGATATTTCTTTAGAAACTATGGTTAACAGTATAGCAACTGCGAAAGGTGAGCTTGGTTCTTGTGCGGATTACCTCATGCAAACCATTGACGGCTTGATGACAGTTGGTATTAAAGATAAGCCATTGCAACTTTTGCGCGATCGTGTTTTAGCACAGTTATCAGCAACATCAACAATAAGTAACTCGGCGAGAAAAAACCAAACTATGTAA
- a CDS encoding SH3 domain-containing protein, translating to MLVKQVSVFLMLIVSSAAGYALIQSPVSAESKFCQYWEVTATSVNVRENNRINSKIIDTLPKGTVVELHGWSQDGEWADISTQQYQGWVYANYLKCYKK from the coding sequence ATGCTTGTTAAACAAGTTTCAGTATTTTTAATGTTGATAGTCAGTTCAGCTGCTGGATATGCACTTATACAATCACCAGTGTCAGCAGAATCAAAATTTTGCCAGTATTGGGAAGTCACAGCTACATCTGTTAATGTTCGAGAAAACAACCGTATAAATTCTAAAATTATTGATACTTTACCTAAAGGAACAGTTGTTGAGCTACACGGTTGGTCACAAGATGGAGAATGGGCTGATATTTCTACCCAGCAGTATCAGGGATGGGTATATGCAAATTATCTGAAATGTTACAAAAAATAG
- a CDS encoding 1-aminocyclopropane-1-carboxylate deaminase/D-cysteine desulfhydrase encodes MLCSQTVTNFFNVPVSPIQEIFDETLTEAKIRLFIKRDDLLNSSVSGNKFRKLKYNCLKIKELGFPRLVTFGGAFSNHIYATAAVGKIVGIETIGIIRGERTQPLNTTLDFAEKCGMKLLFVSRSDFREENLIFEQIEKEYGNVYFLPSGGSNTLALQGCREIVEEIHSQMQFQPDYFCTACGTGCTLAGVIAAVDSAQHIIGFSALKGDFLKNDVQRLLDTQDNLGCQNWQITDNYCFGGYAKWKPELILFINDFKRKHSIALDPIYTGKMFFGIFDLAKKELFRPHTTVVAIHTGGLQGIEGFNQVKLKNYSFKLE; translated from the coding sequence ATGCTATGCTCACAAACAGTCACCAATTTTTTCAATGTACCTGTAAGCCCCATTCAGGAAATTTTTGACGAAACCCTAACAGAAGCAAAGATTAGGCTTTTTATTAAAAGAGACGATTTGCTCAATTCTTCAGTATCGGGTAATAAATTCCGGAAACTGAAATACAATTGCTTGAAAATCAAAGAGTTAGGATTTCCCCGGCTTGTTACATTTGGCGGTGCTTTCTCAAATCATATCTATGCTACAGCAGCAGTGGGAAAAATTGTTGGTATTGAAACCATCGGTATTATTCGCGGCGAACGTACCCAACCCCTCAATACAACACTTGATTTTGCTGAAAAGTGTGGCATGAAATTGCTCTTTGTTAGCCGCTCTGATTTTCGAGAGGAAAATTTGATTTTTGAACAGATAGAAAAAGAATATGGTAATGTTTATTTTTTGCCATCAGGTGGATCGAATACTTTAGCTTTGCAAGGCTGTAGGGAGATTGTTGAAGAAATTCATTCACAAATGCAATTTCAACCTGATTATTTTTGTACGGCGTGTGGTACGGGTTGTACTTTGGCTGGTGTTATTGCGGCTGTAGATTCGGCTCAACACATCATTGGTTTTTCTGCACTAAAAGGAGATTTTTTGAAAAATGACGTGCAAAGATTGCTTGATACACAAGATAATTTAGGCTGTCAAAATTGGCAGATTACTGATAATTACTGTTTCGGCGGCTATGCCAAGTGGAAGCCAGAATTAATTTTATTCATTAATGATTTTAAACGAAAACATTCCATTGCTCTCGATCCAATTTACACGGGAAAAATGTTTTTTGGGATTTTCGATTTGGCAAAAAAAGAACTTTTCCGCCCTCACACCACAGTTGTCGCAATTCATACAGGTGGATTGCAAGGTATTGAAGGTTTTAACCAAGTTAAACTTAAAAATTATAGTTTTAAACTTGAATAA
- a CDS encoding peptidoglycan-binding domain-containing protein — MNSVTQTTLPTLKNGNSGIAVSILQRLLMFQSISVPRLSLKVDGIFGRSTEAAVKDFQKSRGLSVDGVVGLKTWQELSALPGDGEEIV, encoded by the coding sequence ATGAACAGTGTAACACAAACAACTCTTCCAACTCTAAAAAATGGTAATTCTGGTATAGCTGTCAGCATTTTGCAACGATTATTGATGTTCCAAAGTATCAGCGTTCCTCGGTTATCTCTAAAAGTTGATGGTATTTTTGGTCGCTCGACAGAAGCTGCTGTGAAAGATTTTCAAAAAAGCAGAGGACTCTCTGTAGATGGAGTTGTTGGTCTTAAAACTTGGCAAGAACTGAGTGCTTTGCCAGGTGATGGAGAAGAAATTGTGTAA
- a CDS encoding isopentenyl transferase family protein, translated as MSRILIFGNSGSGKSTLANKLAKDFSIPILDLDTIVWEPNQIAIRRPQEDSVTVLQRSLP; from the coding sequence ATGTCTCGAATTTTAATATTTGGCAATTCCGGTTCTGGAAAAAGTACTCTTGCAAACAAGCTTGCGAAAGACTTCAGTATTCCAATTCTCGATCTCGATACTATTGTTTGGGAACCAAACCAAATTGCCATACGCCGTCCTCAAGAAGATTCAGTGACCGTACTCCAGCGATCGCTACCCTAG
- a CDS encoding GNAT family N-acetyltransferase: METVTKRLIIRRMAVADLLDFLAYQTHPEVLRYMPVEPLTEEQAMGLLSRQAVVEIDDEGGYIMFAIYLIDDAKVIGEVGINLFPKAQSKGEIGWSLHPNYQGFGYATEAALVLLNYGFTHRHLHRITSICDTRNTASFRLMERLGMRREGHLKQSHFMKGSWQDEYIYAILHDEWVALHRVTDNE; the protein is encoded by the coding sequence ATGGAAACGGTAACAAAACGATTGATTATACGCCGTATGGCTGTGGCAGATTTGCTTGATTTTTTGGCATATCAAACTCACCCTGAGGTTTTGCGGTATATGCCTGTAGAACCACTGACTGAGGAGCAAGCAATGGGCTTGCTCTCACGACAAGCAGTTGTGGAAATTGATGATGAAGGCGGCTATATCATGTTTGCAATCTACCTTATAGATGACGCTAAAGTAATTGGCGAGGTTGGCATTAACCTATTCCCAAAAGCACAAAGTAAGGGAGAAATCGGGTGGTCACTTCACCCAAACTATCAGGGGTTTGGTTATGCAACAGAGGCAGCACTTGTATTACTCAACTATGGCTTTACACACCGCCATCTGCACCGAATTACCTCTATATGCGACACGCGTAACACAGCATCATTTCGACTTATGGAGCGTCTTGGCATGAGGCGTGAGGGACATCTCAAGCAAAGCCATTTCATGAAAGGCTCGTGGCAGGACGAGTATATATACGCCATATTGCATGATGAGTGGGTTGCACTGCATCGCGTTACGGATAACGAGTAG
- a CDS encoding GNAT family N-acetyltransferase — translation MIAKSPTSADNFIIRPMNRFEFELVISWAADEGWNPGIYDAECFYQCDPHGFFLAELNGEPIGSISAVAYGKDFGVLGFYIVKPQFRGQGFGLKIWKTAMAYLSTERNISVDGVIAQQENYKKSGFQIAYNHIRYKTIGGGAVPDNIVELATVPIDELVAYERNFFPRERVRFLQLWIQQPNSAALGVVSEGRIVGYGVIRQSHTGFRIGPLFANKGQIAEQLLLALLAKATDAPVFLDVPDANPEAIALAQRYGMKPVSEVARMYTREIPKLPINRVFAVTSLEVG, via the coding sequence ATGATCGCAAAATCGCCAACGAGCGCTGACAACTTCATTATTCGCCCGATGAACAGGTTTGAATTTGAGTTAGTAATTTCTTGGGCAGCAGATGAAGGTTGGAATCCTGGTATATATGATGCTGAATGTTTTTATCAGTGCGATCCCCACGGTTTTTTTCTGGCTGAATTGAACGGCGAGCCAATAGGGAGCATTTCTGCTGTAGCTTACGGAAAAGACTTTGGCGTTCTTGGTTTTTACATAGTTAAGCCACAGTTTCGCGGGCAGGGCTTTGGGCTCAAAATATGGAAGACTGCAATGGCATATCTGAGTACCGAGCGTAACATTAGTGTCGATGGAGTCATTGCCCAACAAGAAAACTACAAAAAATCGGGTTTCCAAATTGCTTACAACCATATTCGTTACAAGACAATTGGCGGCGGTGCAGTACCAGATAACATCGTAGAACTTGCAACTGTGCCAATTGATGAGTTAGTTGCTTACGAGCGCAATTTTTTTCCCCGTGAGCGAGTTCGCTTCCTGCAATTATGGATTCAGCAGCCAAACAGTGCTGCTTTAGGAGTGGTGAGCGAGGGACGTATTGTTGGTTATGGAGTCATCCGACAAAGCCATACTGGTTTTCGCATTGGACCTTTATTTGCAAATAAAGGACAGATTGCCGAACAACTCTTACTTGCTTTGCTTGCTAAGGCAACCGATGCTCCCGTGTTTCTGGATGTGCCGGATGCCAATCCAGAAGCGATCGCTCTAGCTCAACGTTACGGAATGAAGCCTGTCTCTGAAGTAGCTAGAATGTACACCAGAGAAATTCCTAAGTTGCCCATAAACCGTGTATTTGCAGTCACAAGCCTGGAAGTTGGTTAG
- a CDS encoding GFA family protein, whose product MLLKGSCHCGAVRLNVKSYHPYPFMRCYCSICRKTAGEGSYAINIVGDNTTLQVEGEENIPIENTP is encoded by the coding sequence ATGTTACTAAAAGGTTCTTGCCATTGTGGAGCGGTACGCCTCAACGTCAAAAGCTACCATCCCTATCCATTCATGCGTTGCTACTGCTCTATTTGCCGTAAAACAGCAGGGGAGGGTAGCTATGCTATCAACATCGTTGGTGACAATACGACATTACAGGTTGAGGGTGAGGAGAACATCCCCATTGAAAACACGCCCTAG
- a CDS encoding TetR/AcrR family transcriptional regulator, which produces MGTAASNENDPRVKRTRQLLLEALVELAAEQNLRDITVRKITERASVNRATFYAHFEDKSALIEAAMRDAIQQALFKKLQASCPFNRSNLRLLIQTVAEVLRSALSQCRGPNRESHPLVEATVQGELYAFILSWLQQAFSGEKMQGVSVETLATILSWAIFGASLQWSRNPNGYSTEYMAEQIMPLLLSSICFAIQTPLLD; this is translated from the coding sequence ATGGGTACGGCAGCCAGTAATGAAAATGATCCTCGCGTAAAGCGCACACGCCAACTGTTATTAGAGGCGCTTGTCGAGCTTGCGGCAGAGCAAAACTTGCGCGATATTACTGTGCGAAAGATTACAGAGCGGGCAAGTGTGAACCGAGCGACATTCTATGCCCATTTTGAAGACAAATCCGCACTGATCGAGGCAGCCATGCGTGACGCAATTCAGCAGGCATTGTTCAAGAAACTCCAAGCATCCTGCCCCTTCAACAGGAGTAATTTGCGCCTGCTCATCCAAACAGTAGCTGAAGTGCTGAGAAGTGCTCTCAGTCAGTGTCGTGGACCAAATCGTGAGTCTCATCCACTTGTCGAGGCCACTGTCCAGGGTGAACTCTACGCCTTCATTCTGTCATGGCTCCAACAGGCGTTTTCGGGAGAAAAAATGCAGGGAGTTTCTGTAGAGACGCTTGCCACCATCTTGAGTTGGGCCATTTTCGGCGCGAGTCTTCAATGGAGTCGTAACCCGAACGGTTATTCTACAGAATACATGGCAGAGCAAATCATGCCTCTGCTTCTGAGCAGTATCTGTTTCGCAATCCAAACACCATTGTTGGATTAG
- a CDS encoding NmrA/HSCARG family protein — translation MANLHDLILVTGATGTQGGATLAQLLARGHRVRALTRNPEGERARALSEMGAEVFRGDYDDPASIETALRGVSGVFSVQVPSMEGNDIESRHGALLVEAAKRAGVRHFVHASVSGTDLYKSMPPGTESLWDKPYWDSKLILEETVRAANFPTSTFLRAAFLMENYVAPKVGFAFPEFHQGEIVIAMDMDTKLAHVAAQDMGAFAVAAFENPDRFNGKSLELAGDKCTIPEVAAVLSRVTGHKVSAICLTPLEASARGKYPLMVQHQEWANKIGYPVSIEELRGYGVPLTDFPTWAEANKDAIKLNLRPIEKS, via the coding sequence ATGGCTAATCTGCATGATTTGATTCTTGTTACAGGTGCAACGGGCACTCAAGGTGGCGCAACGCTCGCCCAGTTGTTGGCCCGTGGACACCGAGTGCGTGCCTTAACACGAAACCCTGAGGGGGAGCGAGCCAGAGCGCTGAGTGAAATGGGAGCGGAAGTGTTTCGCGGCGATTACGACGACCCCGCGTCTATAGAAACGGCCTTGCGCGGCGTTAGCGGGGTGTTCTCCGTTCAAGTACCAAGCATGGAAGGCAACGATATAGAAAGTCGGCACGGTGCCTTGCTGGTGGAAGCTGCGAAGCGGGCTGGCGTCCGGCACTTTGTCCACGCATCCGTATCCGGGACGGACTTATACAAGTCCATGCCTCCTGGGACAGAGAGTTTGTGGGACAAGCCTTACTGGGACAGCAAGCTGATACTTGAAGAGACAGTGCGTGCGGCGAATTTTCCCACCTCCACGTTCTTGAGAGCCGCGTTCTTGATGGAGAACTACGTCGCGCCGAAAGTCGGTTTCGCCTTCCCCGAATTCCACCAGGGCGAAATAGTGATAGCTATGGACATGGACACGAAGCTCGCGCACGTCGCTGCCCAAGACATGGGCGCATTCGCCGTCGCCGCGTTCGAGAATCCCGACCGCTTCAACGGCAAGAGCCTGGAACTAGCGGGCGATAAGTGTACCATACCTGAAGTTGCGGCCGTTTTGAGCCGCGTGACCGGGCACAAAGTGTCCGCAATCTGCTTGACACCGTTGGAGGCGAGCGCACGCGGCAAATACCCTCTAATGGTGCAACACCAAGAGTGGGCGAACAAAATTGGATACCCTGTTTCTATTGAGGAACTCCGTGGCTACGGTGT